The following coding sequences lie in one Anatilimnocola floriformis genomic window:
- a CDS encoding HYExAFE family protein gives MTKRDNHYEAAFEAYLRARTIPYVAVDETRRSLTLPPQREDDDDAERSSLKSLDFIVSPLSRRGERLGSWLVDIKGRRFPSGRAKQYWKNWSTADELRSLAHWETLFAGQFQALLVFAFNVVGDQAPLPAEQLFEFRGSLYGFLGIRLDHYAGWSRVLSPKWQTVTIPAKQFRALARPCDELFGISSYRRQVG, from the coding sequence ATGACGAAGCGAGACAATCACTACGAAGCCGCTTTCGAGGCGTATCTCCGCGCACGCACCATTCCGTACGTGGCCGTGGATGAAACTCGGCGGAGCTTGACCTTGCCGCCGCAGCGAGAAGATGACGATGACGCCGAGCGATCGTCGCTGAAGAGTCTCGATTTCATCGTCTCGCCGTTGTCACGCCGCGGCGAACGACTCGGCAGCTGGCTGGTCGATATCAAGGGGCGGCGATTTCCCAGCGGCCGTGCCAAGCAATACTGGAAGAACTGGTCGACGGCCGACGAGCTCCGCAGCCTCGCCCACTGGGAAACGCTCTTCGCCGGGCAATTTCAAGCCCTGCTGGTCTTCGCTTTCAACGTGGTGGGCGATCAGGCGCCGCTCCCCGCCGAGCAGCTGTTTGAGTTTCGCGGCAGCTTGTATGGCTTCCTCGGCATTCGTCTCGATCACTACGCCGGCTGGTCGCGCGTCCTCTCGCCAAAGTGGCAGACCGTGACGATCCCGGCCAAGCAGTTCCGGGCGCTGGCCCGGCCTTGTGACGAGCTGTTTGGAATCAGTAGCTACCGTAGGCAGGTAGGGTGA